From the Bacteroidales bacterium genome, the window AAGTCATTTTAATACTGATGCCATTCGTCATCAAATATGCACATCACATTCATTGCGTGAACTGAAATATTTTGAAGAAAGATATAAATCTTCTTGGGCTACTAAATTTAAATTTTTGCTTTATGATGCCCTGAAACTAAAAGAATCTCTAACTCCTGCCGATTATTTGCAATCAATTTCCAGAAGAACATATTTAGAAAATGTACTCGACAAATTATTAGTTGATGTTATTCCCGAAAACATGAAAGAGGTATTAACTTTTCAAAAACGAATGATCAAGTGTAGAAATTATATTTTTACTTTCCTTTACTTTCCAGACGTACCTCCCGACAATAACGCATCGGAAAGAGCTATCCGTAATATCAAAGTTAAACAAAAAGTATCTGGTCAATTTAAAACTACTAATGGCGCTCAAACTTATGCAATTATTAGATCTATTACGGATACCTGCATAAAAAACAATCAAAATATTTTGGCTGCTTTTAAAACTATTGCTAATTTGCAACCTGAATAGTTACCACTAATTTAAAAAGAAGATATTCAAAACCAGAAATCAATTTCATAAAAATTGATAAAGAAGTTTCAATACTTATGTCATCAGCTAATCCATTCAATAATCCTGATGAAGCATACATCCCAGATGACATTGCAGGACCATTTAAATTTTATAAATCATAATTATCTTATAAAATAGAAAAGCAAACATTTTTAAACTTAAATATTTAATTATTTTCAAATAATTTTTTTAATGTATTTATTAATGAGGTTAAAATAATTTAACAGCAAAAAATAATATCAAAAATTATAATTTTATTACATTTGTTTAATGAATTGATTTTTAATTTGATTTTTAAAATATTTATTTTATGAAAAAACATTTTTACTTACAAAAAACGAAAATGCTATTTATTGCAGCATTTCTTATTAGTGCAGTACAAAATGGATGGGGACAATCTATTTCAATAACAACTGCAGGAGTTGCATTAACCGAAGATTTCAACACCCTTGCAAGTGCTGGTACAAGTTCAACTGTACCTACAGGATGGGCTTTTCTGGAATCAGGCACTGGCGCAAACACCATTTATACTGCTGGAAACGGCTCAGGCAATACTGGAGACACCTATAGTTTTGGTTCTACAAGTTCAAGTGAAAGGGCCTTTGGTGGGTTACAATCAGGTTCAATAAATCCAACTATCGGGGTTTCGTATACTAACAGTACCGGGTATTCTATTACACAGCTATCAATTTCATATTATGGAGAACAATGGAGGATAGGTACTTTAAGCAGAACTGATAAAATTAATTTTCAATACAGTTTAGATGCAACCAGTCTATCAACCGGCACATGGGCATCAGTTACCAGCTTAGATTTTATTGCACCTGTTACATCAGGAACTATTGGCGCACTTGATGGTAATGCAAGTGCCAATCGTACTTTGATAAGCTATACGATTAAAAATATTTACATTGCCAACGGCTCAACATTTTGGATAAAGTTTACCGATACTAATGCAACCGGAGCTGACGATGGTCTTGCAATTGACGACTGGTCATTAACTGCTTATTCACCTTCATTATGGACTGGTACAACTTCAACTGACTGGAATGATGCTTCTAACTGGAACACTAATGCTGTACCAACATCAACAGATGATATCTATATCTCCTCTACCCCTGTTAATCAACCTCAGGTAACATCTGACCCTACAACCCCTGCTCAATGTTATCAATTAATAATTGAAACTGGAGCTACTTTAACAATAAATACAGCAAAAGCATTAACTGTAAATGCAAATACAATTAATAATGGAACAGTTACATTAAAATCAGATGCAACTGGAACTGGTTCTTTTATTGATAATAATAGTGCATTACTTGGAATAGGAACCTATCATGTTGAACAATATTTAACTGGAAGTGGAGGTAATTCTCCGAATGGAAGATACTGGTATGTTGGAGCACCTGTAACCACAGCTCTTAGTGCATCTTTCAATGCCATGGGGGATAATAGATTATGGTCATATAGTGAATTAACTGCATCTTATTCTGAAATAAATGTAAATGGTATTAATCTTACTCCTTTACAAGGGTTTGTTGCAAGACTTGGCGCAACAGAGACCATAAACTTTACAGGAACTTTTAATACCGGGATTATTGGAACTACTGACAATCTTTCAAGAACTGCAACTGGAACATATGATGGTTATAATTTAGTAAGTAATCCTTACCCTTCGGCAATTAATTGGGGATGCGAGAATACTCCAACAACAGGTTTAACTATGACCAACCTTGGAAGCACAATATGGTACAGAAGTAACGGAGGTTTTGCCACTTATAACTGGTCAGGTGATGGAACAGGTCAAAACTCAGGTCAAAAATACATTCCTGCCATGCAAGGATTCTGGGTAAGAGTTACCGAAGGTAACAGTAACGGAACTCTTATTCTTACAAATTCTACAAGAGTACACAGTTCACAAAGTTTTTATAAACAAAAATCAGAACAAAATATTTTCAGAATAAATGTATCGAATGGAAGTATTACTGATGAAGCGGTAATTGGGTTTTACAACAATGCACAAAATACATTTGAAAGATTTGATTCAGAAAAAATGTTCTACACTGATGATAATGCTCCGCAAACTTATTCTTTAACTTCAGATAATGTTGTTACAGCAATTAACGGACAGCAGGAACTTACATCTGGTGAAGAACGAATAGTTCCGATAGGTTTCTCAACACCTGTTTCAGGAACATTCAGCTTTACAGCAACCAATCTAAATGATTTTGATGCTTCTGTCAATGTATACTTAGAAGATATTTTACAAAATGTAACTATAGATCTTCGCCAAACTAATGTATACACCTTCTCATCAGATGCAGTAAATGATGCCAACCGTTTCAAAATACATTTCAATGGAATAACAACCAATATAAGTACTCAGGAAGTTTCATCAGTATATTCATATGCTTATGATAATACTCTTTTTGTAAACACTCCTTCTGCTAATTCAACTATCGAACTTTATGATGTGTTAGGAAATTTAATTTCTGAACAAAAATCTATCAGTGGCTTGAATAAAATAAAAATCAATAACAGCAAAGGAATATATATAATAAAGGTATTGAATGGCAAAGATGTTTTTACACAAAAAGTTTTTATTAAATAATTAACTCCAAAGAATAATCATATGAAAAATATACAGAAAAAACATAATACTAAGAAGCGTTTATATAATAAACCTTCTGTTGAACAAATAAAAATAGATAATGAAATTTCTGTTTTTATGACAACTACTAGTGATACGCCTCCGGGAGACCCCAGCGGTGCATTACAACCGGATAAGTTTGATAACAATCCTTATAAAATTTCAAAAGCTTAGAAATAGTTTTATCTCATTTTCTTAAAGTCCTCAAAAGAGGACTTTTTTTATTTTCATTTTAGTTTGTAATTTAAAATTAAAATGTTAAATTTGTCAAGAATAAAATTCAGCCGAATTAATAAAAGCACACCTTCCTCCAAACACAAAACTGTAGTCTGATAAAACAGTATAAAAAACAGGGCGATGCCGAAAAGCCATACGAGTAGGCAAAATAAAATTCATATACCATGAAAAAAATCTTTATTTTTCTGAGTTTAGTATGCGTTATTGCGACTTATGGACAAACACCCATTCCAAATGGAGGATTTGAAAATTGGAATAGTACTAATTACGAATATCCTCAATACTATCAATACACATCAAACCCTAATGCATTTGCAAGCGGTCTTCCTTTTAATGTGGTAAGAACTGCAGATAAGCAAAATGGCGATTCAGCGATTATGATTACTTCCTATGGAAATGACAATGGTCCAGGTTATTTTGCAAATATTGACCCAGAAAACAGTGGTGAAGATATTAGTAGTTGGCACGGAGGAATGGTAATAACTGAAACACCTACAGGGATCCAGGGGTATTATAAATATAATATAGAATCTCCTGATTCAGCTGTAATAATATTTGTTTTTACCCATGCAGGAGAAAATTGCGGAACATATTTTTTTAAATTAGGTGGTAACAAAACTGAATATACATATTTCAACTTTCCTTTTCCAGAATTTACAATAGCTCCCGATTCGGTAGTATTTGCTGTTGCATCCAGTGATATTTCGAATCAAGATTTAGAAATAATATCTGGAACTACTTTGATTTTAGATAATGTATCATTTACCGGAGTAACAAGCCAACCTGAACATATGAATGGTGATTTTGAATCGTGGAAAACAGGACAAACTCCTTACTTCCTTGATAATTGGTACACCAACAATAACACTGACGGTGTTAGCAGAAGCACAGATAAACATGATGGAAATTATGCTCTTGAATTGACTACAACCCAAGGAGGCAGTGATGATGACCCTGAAGCCAGACAAGCAGAAGCTACAAATGGATACTGGAATGAGGCATGCCATTGTCAAATGGGCGGAATTCCTTTTTCAAACCAGATAGATACTTTAGCTTTTTGGTATAAATATGCACCTTCAGGGAGCGACAGTGCTGAAATTTGTTTAAATTTTAAAAAGAATGGTTCTGATATAGGCGGACAAAATTTGAGACTACATGCTGCTGCTGATTATCAATATATTGAATTCCCTTTTAACTTTAACTGGGGAGGAACCCCGGATACTGTAATTATAAGGATAACATCCTCTTCTCAGGGAGACGGTACTGGAAAAGGAGGTAATAATATTTCTCTTTCTTGTGTTGGTTCTACATTAACAATAGATTCTTTACGTTTTAAATCGGCAACACCGCCACCAACTTCTGTAACTTCATCAGCTGTTACACAAACTTCTGCTACCATTTCATGGAATGCGCCTTCTCCTGCACCTTCAAATGGATATCAATACGAAATCAGAACCAGTGGTGAAGCAGGAAGCGGAGCAAGTGGTCTTGCTACTAGCGGCACAACTGCTGCCGGTGATGTGAATGCTGATATCAGTGGCTTAACTAAAGCCACAACGTATTCAGTTTATGTACGCGGAAATTTTGGCGGAGCAGGTTTTAGCTCATGGTCTAATGCTTATAATTTTTCAACTTTATGTGATGCTATTACTTCATTCCCATGGACTGAAAACCTAAGCAGCGCTAATCCTCCATCATTACCTTCTTGCTGGTCGCAAAATAATGCTAATAGCGATTGGCGTCAGTGGCAAACCAATCCTTTTATGGAAAATTATGCTTTTAATATTCATACCAGTGGCTCCGGCGGAAATAACAACGATTATTTAATTCTCCCTCAAATAACTCTTACAAACAATCAGGAATTATTATTTAGCGTAGCCACTGAAAACAGCTCCAGTCCTAATAATTTCAGGGTAGTCCTGTCAGAAAGCGGAAACGCACCATCTGATTTTGACCATGAAATTATGGATACTACTATAGTATCAAGCAATACCATGACCCAAATCACCACACCTATTGACCTTTCAGCTTATTCAGGTGATGTATGGATTGCAATTCATATTCCTACTTCTACTCTAGAAGGTCAGGGTTTATTTGTTGATGATTTCATTATTGAAGACATACCTGCCTGTCCTAAACCTACTGCTGTAACTACTTCAGCCGTTGATTATACAACTGCCACCATTTCATGGACTGCTCCTACACCTGCACCTTCAAGTGGATATCAATATGAAATCCGTACAAGTGGAAATGCAGGTAGCGGTACACCCGGATTAGTAAAAAGTGGTAATACTGCTGCCGGTGTTGTTTCCAAAGATATAACCGACCTTACTGCTTCAACAAATTATTATGTATATGTACGTGCAATTTGTAATGCACCGGATACAAGTGA encodes:
- a CDS encoding T9SS type A sorting domain-containing protein, with translation MKKHFYLQKTKMLFIAAFLISAVQNGWGQSISITTAGVALTEDFNTLASAGTSSTVPTGWAFLESGTGANTIYTAGNGSGNTGDTYSFGSTSSSERAFGGLQSGSINPTIGVSYTNSTGYSITQLSISYYGEQWRIGTLSRTDKINFQYSLDATSLSTGTWASVTSLDFIAPVTSGTIGALDGNASANRTLISYTIKNIYIANGSTFWIKFTDTNATGADDGLAIDDWSLTAYSPSLWTGTTSTDWNDASNWNTNAVPTSTDDIYISSTPVNQPQVTSDPTTPAQCYQLIIETGATLTINTAKALTVNANTINNGTVTLKSDATGTGSFIDNNSALLGIGTYHVEQYLTGSGGNSPNGRYWYVGAPVTTALSASFNAMGDNRLWSYSELTASYSEINVNGINLTPLQGFVARLGATETINFTGTFNTGIIGTTDNLSRTATGTYDGYNLVSNPYPSAINWGCENTPTTGLTMTNLGSTIWYRSNGGFATYNWSGDGTGQNSGQKYIPAMQGFWVRVTEGNSNGTLILTNSTRVHSSQSFYKQKSEQNIFRINVSNGSITDEAVIGFYNNAQNTFERFDSEKMFYTDDNAPQTYSLTSDNVVTAINGQQELTSGEERIVPIGFSTPVSGTFSFTATNLNDFDASVNVYLEDILQNVTIDLRQTNVYTFSSDAVNDANRFKIHFNGITTNISTQEVSSVYSYAYDNTLFVNTPSANSTIELYDVLGNLISEQKSISGLNKIKINNSKGIYIIKVLNGKDVFTQKVFIK